One part of the Pecten maximus chromosome 1, xPecMax1.1, whole genome shotgun sequence genome encodes these proteins:
- the LOC117337574 gene encoding inactive polypeptide N-acetylgalactosaminyltransferase-like protein 5: MARLGRVRRCGLLPALLLFVVGQTWIIFVSLPNSPRLMEGDLRDTVSMQRFETARLGAMQDDIYTAQLHQTLQRILDRHRGRIDTAKFNYNVSLGDTLSLRRPVPDNRNPECHYTKFPYDSSITVSVVTIFHNEALSTLLRTVHSIIDRSPTENLKEVILVDDASTMSYLQSDLDMYLYMVPKARVIRNEEREGLVRSRMAGAGNATGDVLVFFDAHMECNTRWLEPMLHALHEEPNAIVQPDVDVIKADTMEYFSYKDGERRSRGGFGWDLRYAWFEVPEFVELALKSKTEPFITPVLVGNAIAVRRDHFFKIGGFDQGLDIWGGEHFDLSFKNWLCAGRVLTVPCSKVGHLFKLGVQSYSFGGDRHTVILKNLMRVAEIWMDEYKEVFYRATAGRNRVLPEFDQDSIIMHKGLLKSMDCKPFSWFLKNVLPEQKVPPIDAEFFGEITNLKTKACLVVLNDDVYIGMTYACFKYRIIPENSFKFSKNGEFMFENHCIFIDSVNYFMRKGKCDQTKDVVPGKWTFQTSDLTSNTGILSFEQRDNTRAWCATHVTGAIPDVHFKEQMAQALPCNNGSAYQVWSFMYRLADL; this comes from the exons ATGGCGAGGTTGGGCCGTGTAAGGCGGTGCGGACTTCTACCCGCTTTGCTTCTATTTGTCGTAGGACAGACATGGATTATCTTTGTATCTCTGCCAAATTCCCCGCGTCTGATGGAGGGGGACCTTCGCGACACCGTCAGTATGCAACGCTTCGAGACAGCAAG GCTGGGTGCCATGCAGGACGATATATACACTGCACAGCTACATCAGACTCTACAAAGAATTCTCGATCGTCATCGAGGGAGGATCGACACCGCTAAGTTCAACTACAACGTATCTCTCGGAGACACTTTGTCTCTCCGGCGTCCAGTTCCGGATAATAGGAACCCGGAATGTCATTACACCAAGTTTCCATACGATTCGTCAATAACAGTATCCGTAGTGACCATCTTCCACAACGAGGCTCTGTCCACTCTTCTCCGGACTGTCCATAGTATTATAGACAGGTCGCCCACGGAAAACCTCAAGGAGGTTATTCTCGTAGACGACGCCAGCACCATGTCATATCTTCAGAGCGATCTAGATATGTATTTGTACATGGTACCCAAAGCCAGGGTGATACGGAACGAGGAGAGGGAGGGTCTGGTCAGGTCGAGGATGGCTGGTGCTGGAAATGCCACCGGTGACGTATTGGTGTTCTTTGACGCCCACATGGAGTGTAACACGCGCTGGCTGGAACCTATGCTTCACGCGCTCCATGAAGAGCCTAATGCAATTGTACAACCGGATGTTGATGTAATAAAAGCTGACACAATGGAATATTTTAGTTATAAGGACGGCGAACGTCGCTCCCGTGGAGGATTTGGATGGGACCTCAG ATATGCATGGTTTGAGGTTCCAGAATTCGTTGAATTAGCGTTGAAGTCTAAAACAGAGCCGTTTATTACACCCGTCCTGGTGGGAAACGCCATTGCCGTTCGAAGGGACCACTTCTTCAAAATCGGAGGCTTCGACCAGGGGCTTGACATCTGGGGAGGGGAGCATTTTGACCTTTCCTTCAAGAATTGGCTGTGTGCCGGGAGAGTGTTGACCGTCCCTTGTTCCAAAGTTGGCCATCTCTTCAAATTAGGCGTCCAGAGTTACAGTTTCGGTGGCGATCGACATACCGTCATCCTGAAAAACCTTATGAGGGTAGCAGAAATATGGATGGACGAATATAAAGAAGTCTTCTATAGGGCGACTGCAGGACGAAACCGGGTCCTTCCTGAATTTGACCAGGATTCAATTATAATGCATAAAGGCTTGCTAAAAAGTATGGATTGTAAACCGTTCAGTTGGTTCCTCAAGAACGTACTTCCGGAACAAAAAGTGCCCCCTATCGACGCCGAATTCTTTGGGGAGATAACCAATTTAAAAACTAAAGCCTGTCTTGTTGTTCTAAACGATGACGTTTATATAGGGATGACGTATGCATGTTTCAAATATAGAATCATACCAGAAAACTCATTTAAATTCTCAAAAAACGGTGAATTTATGTTCGAAAATCACTGTATATTTATTGATTCCGTAAACTATTTCATGAGGAAAGGCAAATGTGATCAAACTAAAGATGTGGTCCCCGGAAAGTGGACATTTCAGACCTCAGATCTGACATCTAATACGGGAATTCTCAGCTTTGAACAAAGAGACAATACGCGCGCGTGGTGTGCGACGCACGTGACAGGTGCGATACCGGATG